A genomic region of Nerophis lumbriciformis linkage group LG28, RoL_Nlum_v2.1, whole genome shotgun sequence contains the following coding sequences:
- the LOC133571107 gene encoding tetraspanin-7-like isoform X2, with product MAPRRMETKPLILCVKTLLLFYSFIFWVTGVVLLSVGLWWRFTLSPYTLLISNAPSNAPFVLTGTGAAIVLFGLFGCFATCRGRPWMLKVYAVFLSLVFLIELIAGISGFIFRHEIKGTFLTTYSEAVLRYDGRGDRSVAVDDVQRRLHCCGVHNYTSWFASDYFPSGGIPVSCCVAFSDCKEAELKNATLAANKVHKQGCYEIVTSFIESNMGIIAGVTFGIAFSQLIGTSLACCLSHFIHTNQYEMV from the exons ATGGCGCCCAGAAGAATGGAAACCAAACCGCTCATCTTGTGCGTGAAGACGCTGCTGCTGTTTTACTCCTTCATCTTCTGG GTGACAGGTGTGGTCCTGCTGTCAGTGGGCTTGTGGTGGAGGTTTACCTTGAGTCCTTACACCTTGTTGATCTCCAACGCACCGTCCAACGCTCCTTTTGTCCTCACCGGCACTGGTGCTGCCATCGTGCTCTTTGGCCTGTTCGGCTGCTTTGCCACCTGCAGGGGGCGCCCTTGGATGCTGAAAGTG TACGCTGTCTTCCTGTCTCTGGTTTTCTTGATTGAACTCATCGCTGGAATCTCAGGCTTCATCTTTCGCCATGAG ATCAAAGGCACATTCCTCACAACATACAGTGAAGCTGTGTTGAGATATGACGGACGAGGTGACCGAAGTGTGGCTGTAGACGATGTCCAACGCAGA TTGCACTGCTGTGGTGTCCACAACTACACAAGCTGGTTTGCTAGCGACTACTTCCCAAGCGGTGGAATTCCTGTCAGCTGCTGCGTTGCTTTCTCCGACTGCAAAGAGGCAGAATTAAAGAATGCCACACTGGCAGCTAACAAGGTCCACAAACAG GGTTGTTATGAGATAGTGACGTCCTTCATTGAGAGCAACATGGGAATCATCGCCGGGGTGACCTTCGGGATCGCCTTCTCTCAG CTCATCGGCACGTCTTTGGCCTGCTGCCTGTCTCACTTCATCCACACCAACCAGTATGAGATGGTCTGA
- the LOC133571107 gene encoding tetraspanin-7-like isoform X1 produces MAPRRMETKPLILCVKTLLLFYSFIFWVTGVVLLSVGLWWRFTLSPYTLLISNAPSNAPFVLTGTGAAIVLFGLFGCFATCRGRPWMLKVYAVFLSLVFLIELIAGISGFIFRHEIKGTFLTTYSEAVLRYDGRGDRSVAVDDVQRRLHCCGVHNYTSWFASDYFPSGGIPVSCCVAFSDCKEAELKNATLAANKVHKQGCYEIVTSFIESNMGIIAGVTFGIAFSQVLELQRTCQVCSVSMESLTKVCMFFSSSARLWPAACLTSSTPTSMRWSETAKLPNIHQVLRCFLSDVADL; encoded by the exons ATGGCGCCCAGAAGAATGGAAACCAAACCGCTCATCTTGTGCGTGAAGACGCTGCTGCTGTTTTACTCCTTCATCTTCTGG GTGACAGGTGTGGTCCTGCTGTCAGTGGGCTTGTGGTGGAGGTTTACCTTGAGTCCTTACACCTTGTTGATCTCCAACGCACCGTCCAACGCTCCTTTTGTCCTCACCGGCACTGGTGCTGCCATCGTGCTCTTTGGCCTGTTCGGCTGCTTTGCCACCTGCAGGGGGCGCCCTTGGATGCTGAAAGTG TACGCTGTCTTCCTGTCTCTGGTTTTCTTGATTGAACTCATCGCTGGAATCTCAGGCTTCATCTTTCGCCATGAG ATCAAAGGCACATTCCTCACAACATACAGTGAAGCTGTGTTGAGATATGACGGACGAGGTGACCGAAGTGTGGCTGTAGACGATGTCCAACGCAGA TTGCACTGCTGTGGTGTCCACAACTACACAAGCTGGTTTGCTAGCGACTACTTCCCAAGCGGTGGAATTCCTGTCAGCTGCTGCGTTGCTTTCTCCGACTGCAAAGAGGCAGAATTAAAGAATGCCACACTGGCAGCTAACAAGGTCCACAAACAG GGTTGTTATGAGATAGTGACGTCCTTCATTGAGAGCAACATGGGAATCATCGCCGGGGTGACCTTCGGGATCGCCTTCTCTCAGGTCTTGGAGCTTCAGCGAACATGCCAAGTATGCAGTGTGTCGATGGAGAGCCTAACAAAAGTGTGTATGTTCTTCAGCTCATCGGCACGTCTTTGGCCTGCTGCCTGTCTCACTTCATCCACACCAACCAGTATGAGATGGTCTGAGACGGCAAAGCTGCCAAACATCCATCAGGTCCTGAGATGCTTTCTTTCTGATGTAGCTGATCTTTGA
- the LOC133571107 gene encoding tetraspanin-7-like isoform X3, protein MAPRRMETKPLILCVKTLLLFYSFIFWVTGVVLLSVGLWWRFTLSPYTLLISNAPSNAPFVLTGTGAAIVLFGLFGCFATCRGRPWMLKVYAVFLSLVFLIELIAGISGFIFRHEIKGTFLTTYSEAVLRYDGRGDRSVAVDDVQRRGCYEIVTSFIESNMGIIAGVTFGIAFSQVLELQRTCQVCSVSMESLTKVCMFFSSSARLWPAACLTSSTPTSMRWSETAKLPNIHQVLRCFLSDVADL, encoded by the exons ATGGCGCCCAGAAGAATGGAAACCAAACCGCTCATCTTGTGCGTGAAGACGCTGCTGCTGTTTTACTCCTTCATCTTCTGG GTGACAGGTGTGGTCCTGCTGTCAGTGGGCTTGTGGTGGAGGTTTACCTTGAGTCCTTACACCTTGTTGATCTCCAACGCACCGTCCAACGCTCCTTTTGTCCTCACCGGCACTGGTGCTGCCATCGTGCTCTTTGGCCTGTTCGGCTGCTTTGCCACCTGCAGGGGGCGCCCTTGGATGCTGAAAGTG TACGCTGTCTTCCTGTCTCTGGTTTTCTTGATTGAACTCATCGCTGGAATCTCAGGCTTCATCTTTCGCCATGAG ATCAAAGGCACATTCCTCACAACATACAGTGAAGCTGTGTTGAGATATGACGGACGAGGTGACCGAAGTGTGGCTGTAGACGATGTCCAACGCAGA GGTTGTTATGAGATAGTGACGTCCTTCATTGAGAGCAACATGGGAATCATCGCCGGGGTGACCTTCGGGATCGCCTTCTCTCAGGTCTTGGAGCTTCAGCGAACATGCCAAGTATGCAGTGTGTCGATGGAGAGCCTAACAAAAGTGTGTATGTTCTTCAGCTCATCGGCACGTCTTTGGCCTGCTGCCTGTCTCACTTCATCCACACCAACCAGTATGAGATGGTCTGAGACGGCAAAGCTGCCAAACATCCATCAGGTCCTGAGATGCTTTCTTTCTGATGTAGCTGATCTTTGA